One Virgibacillus proomii DNA window includes the following coding sequences:
- a CDS encoding ArnT family glycosyltransferase yields MQDKFNHIQKKLTLYILVTILIGSTLLHIYYLIEHPGSNFIKPSKEEIEEQLENGEISEEVAKLKEHTWKYGSRDAYLYTKMANQIIEDGIYGYNTDLKSNAFVTPGFPMLLVALFQIANLLNMEQMTIVKVFNLLLSVGTIWLVYLIAKNVVKSRWAGVIASGLYATYFTPLHFFRTALTEIPAIFFFCLATYIFILAIKTDKKYLHFLFAVIFCYSVMIRPVIAPLVLIGFLIISMKYRSNLKQWLITSGIWALGAFIVIGPWVIRNFILFHEFILFSTHSGNSWFAGSNPFNMYDFSDYFKEQEKLGLDSKEYALMKIKEGFQTNFGLWFAWFTVGKTYELFKLPDAIYFYPASNITLYFKIVHTIIVNTAFVSLFISMFIRNKRIVAISGMIIMYIALSNLFLTIPRYGFFIIPMMCVLNGCVAVTIVKKLMSAVTNSKSNYQIS; encoded by the coding sequence TTGCAAGATAAATTTAATCACATACAAAAAAAATTAACCTTATATATACTTGTAACCATTTTAATTGGATCAACTTTATTACATATTTATTATTTGATAGAGCATCCAGGAAGTAATTTCATAAAACCATCAAAAGAGGAAATTGAAGAACAATTAGAAAATGGAGAAATAAGTGAAGAGGTAGCTAAACTTAAGGAGCATACTTGGAAATATGGCAGCAGAGATGCTTATTTATATACTAAAATGGCAAACCAAATCATTGAAGATGGTATATATGGCTACAATACAGATTTAAAAAGTAATGCGTTTGTAACACCCGGTTTTCCGATGTTACTTGTTGCCTTATTTCAAATTGCAAATTTATTGAATATGGAACAGATGACAATAGTAAAGGTATTTAATTTATTATTAAGCGTAGGGACAATATGGTTAGTTTATTTAATTGCAAAAAACGTCGTTAAAAGCCGTTGGGCAGGAGTTATTGCAAGCGGACTGTATGCAACTTATTTTACACCGCTTCATTTTTTTCGAACCGCTTTAACCGAAATACCAGCGATTTTCTTTTTTTGTTTAGCAACTTATATATTTATTCTAGCAATCAAAACAGACAAAAAATATCTCCATTTTTTGTTTGCAGTTATTTTCTGTTACAGTGTTATGATTAGACCAGTTATTGCACCTTTAGTTTTGATTGGATTTTTAATAATATCTATGAAGTATCGGTCCAATCTAAAGCAATGGTTAATTACGAGTGGAATTTGGGCTTTAGGAGCTTTTATTGTAATTGGCCCTTGGGTTATTAGAAACTTTATTCTTTTCCATGAATTCATCCTTTTTTCTACTCATTCTGGCAATAGTTGGTTTGCCGGTAGTAATCCATTTAATATGTATGATTTCTCTGATTATTTTAAGGAACAAGAGAAATTAGGGTTGGACAGTAAAGAATATGCTTTGATGAAAATCAAAGAAGGTTTCCAAACTAACTTTGGATTATGGTTCGCTTGGTTTACTGTAGGGAAGACTTATGAATTGTTTAAGCTGCCGGATGCCATTTACTTTTATCCGGCATCTAATATTACTTTATATTTTAAAATTGTGCATACTATTATTGTTAATACAGCCTTTGTATCATTATTTATTTCTATGTTTATTCGCAATAAAAGAATAGTCGCAATTTCTGGAATGATTATCATGTATATTGCATTATCTAATTTGTTTTTAACGATCCCACGTTATGGATTTTTTATAATTCCAATGATGTGTGTATTAAATGGCTGTGTAGCAGTAACTATTGTAAAGAAATTAATGAGTGCTGTTACGAATAGCAAATCGAATTATCAAATTTCATGA
- a CDS encoding EamA family transporter has translation MNYLLLIINIILLVSGQMLWKVGVSKIGIMGLGNIISIIKSPYIIGGGIIYVFATGLWLYILSRMPFSIAYPFQSLAYVLGVFIGFFIFKEVVTPIQWVGAVVIVFGVYLIAR, from the coding sequence ATGAATTACTTATTGTTAATTATAAATATTATATTATTAGTAAGCGGGCAAATGTTATGGAAAGTCGGAGTATCGAAAATTGGAATAATGGGGTTGGGAAATATTATTTCAATTATAAAATCTCCGTATATTATTGGTGGGGGCATTATTTATGTATTTGCAACAGGTCTATGGCTCTATATACTTTCAAGAATGCCATTTAGCATTGCCTACCCATTTCAGAGTTTAGCATATGTACTAGGTGTTTTTATTGGTTTTTTTATATTTAAAGAGGTTGTGACGCCAATCCAATGGGTTGGAGCAGTAGTAATCGTATTCGGGGTGTATTTAATTGCAAGATAA
- a CDS encoding DUF2304 domain-containing protein: MDITFFSFIIVCALFILVIESVRRGILETRDSIIWIFTCVLLGILSLSRGLLEFLADLLNIVYAPSLLFLFGLLSIIVMIFDLTKRISKLNNKVFVLTQEFALLKEEYQKQVSNQRNKQT, from the coding sequence ATGGATATTACGTTTTTTAGTTTTATTATCGTATGCGCTCTCTTTATTTTAGTAATAGAATCGGTTCGTAGAGGGATCTTAGAAACGAGGGACTCCATAATTTGGATCTTTACCTGTGTTCTGTTAGGAATATTAAGTTTATCTAGAGGCTTGTTAGAATTTTTAGCTGATTTATTAAATATAGTATACGCTCCAAGTTTACTGTTTTTGTTTGGATTACTAAGTATTATTGTGATGATATTCGATTTAACAAAGCGAATATCGAAATTGAACAATAAAGTATTTGTTTTGACTCAAGAATTTGCGTTACTTAAAGAAGAGTATCAAAAACAAGTTTCTAATCAGAGGAATAAACAAACATGA
- a CDS encoding glycosyltransferase family 2 protein, producing the protein MVIKVPKTLIIVPAYNEEASIASTLNSLMKLKSNIKSLEICVVNDGSTDKTADIVASFDVVLLNLPMNLGIGGAVQTGYKYAYNHGYEIAVQFDADGQHNTNDFLELIKPIIKNEEDMVVGSRFLQKTSYSGSKTRRIGIYYFYLILKLLTNKSYTDPTSGYRAINRRVICLFAHDYPKDYPEPEVLMHLNRKNMRIREVTANMAARQGGESSITFWKSVYYMGKVTLSILMQSIVKE; encoded by the coding sequence ATGGTTATAAAAGTACCAAAAACATTGATTATCGTTCCAGCTTACAATGAAGAAGCGAGTATTGCTTCTACATTGAACAGTCTAATGAAATTAAAAAGTAACATAAAAAGCTTGGAAATATGTGTCGTAAATGATGGATCCACTGACAAAACTGCAGACATTGTAGCAAGTTTTGATGTTGTACTGTTAAATCTTCCAATGAATCTGGGGATAGGCGGAGCAGTTCAAACAGGATATAAATATGCTTATAACCATGGATATGAGATTGCAGTTCAGTTTGATGCAGATGGTCAGCACAATACCAATGATTTTCTAGAGTTAATTAAGCCAATCATAAAGAATGAAGAAGATATGGTTGTTGGTTCAAGATTTTTACAAAAGACGAGCTATAGCGGAAGTAAGACAAGAAGAATAGGGATTTACTATTTTTATTTAATTTTAAAATTACTGACTAACAAAAGTTATACAGATCCAACTTCAGGTTATCGTGCTATAAACAGACGAGTAATTTGTTTATTTGCACATGATTATCCTAAAGACTATCCTGAGCCTGAGGTTCTTATGCATCTGAACAGAAAAAACATGCGAATTAGAGAAGTAACCGCAAATATGGCAGCTCGGCAAGGTGGAGAGTCTTCAATAACATTTTGGAAAAGTGTTTACTATATGGGGAAAGTAACACTATCCATATTGATGCAATCAATTGTTAAGGAGTAA
- a CDS encoding S8 family serine peptidase produces the protein MKSHSTRKRSFIVLFVFLLIFSNFSTVQAMKQLPQPAKKSDLLSDKLMETENSDQEVRVIVELEDQPTIEIATKKGITFNSMPEKEKKKLDKAVKTKQKSIKDEIKQKKVTAKYLQEFTTVVNGFSAEVKEKDIGKIQEIRSVKKVHIVNEYERPIAKPEMKYSKELVEAQTAWREYQFKGEGMLIGIIDTGIDPNHQDMKISDTKTAALTKEVVQSVIKEESLPGKFYSDKVPYGYNYMDKNEEIREIHSKASYHGMHVAGTVGANGDEENKGILGIAPEAQLLALKVFGNDPQMQSTFGDVYIKAIDDAIKLGVDALNLSLGSPAGYVSKDSPEQQAVSRAVENGVLMSISGGNSALFGDGFSFPFATNPDYGLVGSPGVATESLQVASFENTFMEVDELTHKIDGEEDTAAFLSAGNTSPPTDGSEFTVFDAGLGLPEDFKGIDVEGKYALIQRGEITFTDKALNAQAAGAAGVIIYNNTDGVVSMATDSEITIPHLFMLKSDGDKLVEAIRKDQSVSIAFFGESGTMDNPDAGKMSAFSSWGLTPNLDFKPEITAPGGQIYSTLNDNQYGLMSGTSMAAPHVAGGGALVLQRVDKEFGYEQADRIKLAKNLLMNTSKQVTFEDELVSPRRQGSGLMQLHAALATPVMVTEAKTKEAKVALKEVSADRVSFELTAENFSDEPIQYEVEANAQTDTTAISNDKIVTAPNVLATNDLGDIVKINGKDKASIEVPTNEAVTFTVTIDVSSVDDSLIKQFTNGYWLEGFVTLTDPTDTHPKLTVPYAGFKGDWNRAPIFDQPMWEDDSFYGMTGVITSAGKDADGEIQYDFLGKDLVTGKMNPEKIAFSPNDDGVQDDALMILSFLRNAKDARFTVLNEKGEKIRTIRLESNIRKDFYDSGIGTSYSISSARAWDGKIKGKPAPEGKYYLQAEGIIDYEGAKWQALKLPVILDKTPPKLEASYSFDKELLTVHVEDTEVGSGVASWDVLIDGESVLKEPYVNGETEHSLPNMDPESTITVVATDYAGNKVEAEAEMVKPDTTVPDLRLQSPESLSVSDSKEVVFSGYVTDESEVKEVTINGEKAELTFNKEKNRYNFSLPVTHKKDDYHFAKIKAIDKRDNETEIGRRYFVDSQPAKLSVKGKKKTKANTITVKAKVRDNFDAIHLFVDGDHVYRHDLSQPYGKNRFHEEIEVELDLTEGKNKFEFKAVDLAGHETIATYTVTKLVDKNEDKNKDSGEGSLFGYIFTKLALLFGWFWEIFA, from the coding sequence ATGAAGTCTCATTCGACACGAAAACGTTCTTTTATTGTTTTATTTGTCTTTTTGCTCATATTTAGTAATTTTTCTACGGTGCAAGCAATGAAACAATTACCTCAACCAGCAAAAAAGTCAGATTTGTTATCAGATAAGTTAATGGAAACAGAGAATTCTGATCAAGAAGTTCGTGTTATTGTGGAGCTAGAAGATCAACCTACGATTGAAATAGCAACAAAGAAAGGTATAACATTTAATAGCATGCCGGAAAAGGAAAAAAAGAAGCTGGATAAAGCTGTAAAGACGAAGCAAAAGTCGATTAAAGATGAGATCAAGCAAAAAAAAGTAACAGCAAAATATCTGCAGGAATTTACCACTGTCGTAAATGGTTTTAGTGCAGAGGTAAAGGAGAAAGACATTGGAAAAATTCAGGAAATTCGCAGTGTAAAAAAAGTGCATATCGTAAATGAATACGAGCGCCCAATTGCCAAACCAGAAATGAAATATAGTAAAGAACTAGTAGAGGCCCAAACGGCTTGGCGAGAATACCAGTTCAAAGGTGAAGGGATGCTAATTGGTATTATTGATACAGGTATTGATCCGAATCACCAGGATATGAAAATATCGGATACAAAAACTGCTGCATTAACTAAAGAAGTAGTTCAATCAGTCATTAAAGAAGAGTCACTTCCAGGTAAGTTTTATTCAGATAAAGTACCTTATGGCTATAATTATATGGATAAAAATGAGGAGATAAGAGAGATTCATTCCAAAGCAAGTTACCATGGAATGCATGTAGCGGGTACAGTAGGGGCGAACGGAGATGAGGAGAATAAAGGAATACTTGGAATCGCACCAGAAGCTCAATTACTTGCTTTAAAGGTATTTGGAAATGATCCTCAGATGCAATCAACATTTGGAGATGTTTATATAAAAGCGATTGATGATGCGATTAAATTAGGGGTAGATGCTCTAAACTTAAGTCTAGGTTCACCTGCAGGCTATGTGAGTAAAGATTCACCAGAGCAACAAGCAGTCTCACGCGCTGTTGAGAATGGAGTGTTAATGTCCATATCCGGTGGCAACTCAGCCTTATTTGGAGATGGATTTTCTTTCCCATTTGCTACTAACCCAGATTATGGGCTAGTCGGTTCTCCAGGTGTTGCTACAGAATCATTGCAAGTTGCTTCTTTTGAAAATACATTTATGGAAGTAGATGAATTAACGCATAAAATTGACGGCGAGGAAGACACTGCTGCATTCCTCTCAGCAGGTAATACAAGTCCACCAACAGATGGTAGTGAATTTACTGTCTTTGATGCTGGGCTAGGGCTTCCAGAAGATTTTAAAGGAATAGATGTGGAAGGGAAATATGCATTGATTCAGCGTGGAGAAATTACGTTTACAGATAAAGCGTTAAATGCACAAGCTGCAGGCGCTGCCGGGGTTATTATTTATAATAATACAGATGGTGTCGTCAGTATGGCGACAGATTCAGAAATTACAATTCCTCATTTGTTCATGTTAAAAAGCGATGGAGATAAATTAGTTGAGGCAATTAGGAAGGATCAATCTGTATCCATTGCCTTTTTTGGAGAATCGGGAACGATGGACAATCCTGATGCAGGTAAAATGAGTGCTTTTTCTTCTTGGGGTTTAACACCGAATCTTGACTTTAAACCGGAAATTACTGCTCCTGGTGGACAAATTTATTCCACTTTAAACGATAATCAATATGGATTGATGAGCGGAACTTCCATGGCAGCCCCACATGTTGCGGGAGGTGGAGCATTAGTTTTACAACGTGTGGATAAGGAATTCGGTTATGAACAAGCTGATCGGATCAAGCTAGCTAAAAATTTATTAATGAATACATCTAAACAAGTGACATTTGAAGATGAGCTTGTTTCTCCTCGCCGTCAGGGTTCTGGTTTGATGCAATTACATGCGGCACTGGCTACTCCAGTAATGGTAACAGAAGCAAAAACGAAAGAAGCGAAAGTAGCGTTAAAAGAAGTTTCTGCTGATCGAGTTTCCTTTGAATTAACAGCAGAAAACTTTAGTGATGAACCGATCCAATATGAAGTGGAAGCCAATGCTCAAACAGATACAACAGCAATTAGCAATGACAAGATTGTAACGGCTCCAAACGTTTTAGCAACAAATGATCTAGGTGACATTGTTAAAATTAATGGTAAGGACAAAGCTTCTATCGAAGTGCCGACAAACGAGGCGGTAACCTTTACCGTAACGATTGATGTAAGCTCTGTAGACGATTCATTAATAAAACAGTTTACAAATGGTTACTGGCTGGAAGGTTTCGTCACATTGACAGATCCGACAGACACACATCCGAAATTAACAGTTCCTTATGCAGGCTTTAAAGGTGATTGGAATCGTGCACCAATTTTTGACCAGCCTATGTGGGAGGATGACTCTTTTTATGGTATGACAGGTGTTATTACATCGGCTGGAAAAGACGCGGATGGTGAGATACAATATGACTTTTTAGGCAAGGACTTGGTAACTGGTAAAATGAACCCGGAAAAAATTGCATTCTCCCCAAATGATGATGGCGTTCAAGATGATGCATTAATGATATTATCATTTTTAAGAAATGCCAAAGATGCAAGATTTACTGTCTTAAATGAAAAAGGGGAAAAAATACGTACAATTCGCTTGGAGTCTAATATTAGGAAAGATTTCTATGATTCTGGTATTGGAACCTCTTATTCTATTTCAAGTGCAAGGGCATGGGATGGTAAAATCAAAGGTAAGCCTGCGCCGGAAGGTAAATACTATTTACAAGCAGAAGGGATCATTGATTATGAAGGAGCAAAATGGCAGGCTCTAAAGCTGCCAGTTATTTTAGATAAGACGCCTCCAAAGCTTGAAGCTTCCTATAGCTTTGATAAAGAGTTGCTTACGGTTCATGTGGAAGACACAGAAGTTGGAAGTGGTGTTGCTTCCTGGGATGTATTGATAGATGGTGAATCGGTATTAAAGGAGCCTTATGTAAATGGTGAGACAGAACACTCCTTACCAAATATGGACCCAGAATCAACTATTACGGTTGTTGCTACCGATTATGCCGGAAATAAAGTAGAAGCAGAAGCGGAAATGGTGAAGCCAGATACAACCGTACCTGATCTTCGTTTACAATCTCCAGAATCATTGAGTGTAAGCGATAGTAAGGAAGTTGTATTCTCAGGCTATGTAACAGATGAATCGGAAGTAAAGGAAGTAACCATTAATGGTGAGAAGGCAGAATTAACTTTTAATAAAGAGAAAAACCGCTATAATTTTTCCTTACCGGTAACACATAAAAAAGACGACTATCATTTTGCCAAAATAAAGGCAATTGATAAACGTGACAATGAGACGGAAATTGGCCGCCGCTATTTCGTTGATAGCCAACCTGCTAAGTTAAGTGTAAAAGGAAAAAAGAAAACGAAAGCAAATACGATCACAGTGAAAGCAAAAGTCAGAGATAATTTTGATGCCATCCATTTATTTGTCGATGGTGATCATGTATATAGACATGACCTATCTCAACCATATGGGAAAAATCGTTTTCATGAAGAAATTGAGGTAGAGCTCGATCTAACAGAAGGAAAAAATAAATTTGAATTTAAAGCAGTCGATTTAGCTGGACATGAAACAATTGCAACCTATACAGTTACTAAATTAGTGGATAAAAATGAAGATAAGAATAAGGATAGCGGAGAAGGCAGCTTGTTCGGCTATATTTTTACTAAATTAGCATTATTATTTGGGTGGTTTTGGGAAATTTTTGCTTAA
- a CDS encoding glycerophosphodiester phosphodiesterase, whose protein sequence is MHIRGIGHRGYPVKYPENTLSSFQAAIELGFTHIELDVHLSKDGIPVVMHDHKIDRMTNGSGEIRHYTLSELLQFTVGEFERIPTLEEVLRLAKNKVIVSIEMKNTKLYNCMEEKVFAIIKKLDMLDQVYVISFDHQSLAKLRKISSDIKIGPLVNKLKRSHFRLIEKLHATYIAVKYDGLKEKYIHKCDKLGIQVVAWTVNSVDQMKRFRKYPSVLITTDELEKYKIYAYSTEINRAIV, encoded by the coding sequence TTGCATATTAGAGGAATTGGTCATAGAGGCTATCCAGTTAAGTATCCAGAAAATACATTGTCTTCTTTTCAAGCCGCTATTGAACTAGGCTTTACGCATATTGAATTAGATGTGCATTTAAGTAAAGATGGTATTCCTGTTGTTATGCATGACCATAAGATCGATAGAATGACTAATGGGAGTGGAGAAATACGTCATTATACGCTATCAGAACTATTACAATTTACAGTAGGAGAGTTTGAGAGGATCCCCACTCTAGAGGAAGTACTTCGATTAGCTAAAAATAAAGTGATTGTTTCTATAGAAATGAAAAATACGAAATTATATAATTGTATGGAAGAAAAAGTTTTTGCAATTATAAAGAAGCTTGATATGTTAGATCAAGTTTATGTTATATCATTTGACCATCAATCATTAGCAAAATTAAGAAAAATTTCTAGCGATATAAAAATAGGTCCACTCGTAAATAAGTTAAAACGGTCCCATTTTAGATTAATAGAAAAGCTTCATGCAACTTATATTGCTGTTAAGTATGATGGTTTAAAAGAAAAATATATTCATAAATGTGATAAATTAGGAATTCAAGTTGTAGCCTGGACGGTCAATAGCGTTGACCAAATGAAACGCTTTAGAAAATACCCATCCGTACTTATAACCACAGATGAATTGGAAAAATATAAAATATATGCTTATTCCACTGAAATTAACAGGGCAATTGTTTAA